From a single Flavobacterium sp. genomic region:
- a CDS encoding VPS10 domain-containing protein has protein sequence MTKNYFIISLLCSFLGFSQFNPTAPWMANKNTAKNGQLTIDEQVETFNEYWLTRDKNARGSGYKPFMRWEYHWRNYTNEQGFIISSEEFWNAWRQKNQAKTNRNVVMSLPVSNWEPIGPFTHTNTGSWSSGQGRVNIVHVDPSNANTVYLGAPAGGIWKSTNNGATWTPLTDQLPQIGVSGIAVDYSNSNVIYIATGDKDAGDSYSVGVYKSTDGGLTWNPTGNMGVSTPTRAGDILIHPTNNQILWCATSSGVFRSINAGTSWSRVQTGDFSQGSIRLKPSDPNTVYIISDTRFFRSTNSGATFTQISSGLPTTSGRMLLDVTPANANYVYILSADTSGDFQGIYKSTDGGTMFTATNTTTDVFESNQSWYDLALAVSTINAEEIYTGCLNVWQSTNGGASLTKLNSWSNPSGPSYTHADIHYLGFHGNKLFCGSDGGIYVSDNSGANFTDLTAGVQISQFYKIAVSKQSAAKMVGGLQDNGGHAYSGGQWKNYYGADGMDTAIDPTNSNLYYGFIQNGGGLYISNSAGNGLSSSVNSPGGQNGNWVTPLTSNSIGEIFSGFDNLYKLTSGEWVQHNVDALGTGNIDLITVDPSNNNIIYVANGTVLYKSVNGGVNFSAISFTTNNIESITVHSTDSNIVYLTTEGANGEVLKSTDGGALFVDISNGVPNIGKNIIVHQGRNTDNPLYLGTSLGVYYRDDSMAAWAPFDANLPNVSVTDLEVNLEDAKLIAATYGRGIWQTAIPVQLPSDDVKFLSIKNPTADINCGSTITPKVEVKNNGLNTIFSITVNYSIDGTSSSFVWNGSLASAVTTEINLPTTVLSRGVHTLDVTTLIVNDSYSDNNQGTTSFYINDAGTVGVVNPFTNPSNALIVYNEGTSGAQWQRGTRTGGLTSSGNTVYATNLTGNYPDNIKTYLVSQCYNLSNVINPQISFAMKYDVEQNWDIVYVEYSTNFGGSWTVLGEMGPTWYNSDRTPATTGTDCNNCPGAQWTGLNATLSTYTYPLNTLNSETNIIFRIVFHSDQSVNDLGVNIDDFVINGTLSGQSFDLQNIVLYPNPSNGIFNVVSGANEITEIQVYDLTGKVIWTKKDFAVSNSEIQINLSSISQGIYFVKISANNQSTVKRIIKE, from the coding sequence ATGACTAAAAATTACTTTATTATTAGCTTGTTGTGTTCCTTTTTAGGATTTTCACAATTTAATCCAACTGCTCCATGGATGGCTAATAAAAATACGGCTAAAAATGGTCAACTTACCATTGATGAACAAGTTGAGACTTTCAATGAATATTGGTTAACAAGAGATAAAAACGCTAGAGGCTCAGGTTATAAACCTTTTATGCGATGGGAATATCATTGGAGAAATTATACCAATGAACAAGGGTTTATTATTTCTTCAGAAGAATTTTGGAATGCTTGGCGTCAAAAAAATCAAGCTAAAACCAACCGAAATGTTGTAATGTCGCTTCCAGTTAGCAATTGGGAACCAATAGGCCCTTTTACTCATACAAATACTGGTTCCTGGTCTTCAGGTCAAGGTCGTGTTAATATTGTTCATGTTGACCCGTCTAATGCCAATACTGTTTATTTAGGAGCTCCTGCGGGTGGAATTTGGAAATCAACAAATAATGGAGCTACTTGGACGCCACTTACAGATCAATTACCTCAAATTGGCGTTTCTGGGATAGCTGTAGATTATTCTAATTCAAATGTAATTTATATTGCAACAGGCGATAAAGATGCAGGCGATTCTTACTCAGTAGGAGTATACAAATCAACTGATGGAGGTTTAACATGGAATCCTACAGGCAATATGGGTGTTTCAACGCCTACTAGAGCGGGAGATATTTTAATTCATCCAACAAATAATCAAATTTTATGGTGCGCTACTAGTTCAGGTGTTTTTAGATCTATAAATGCCGGAACTTCATGGTCTAGAGTGCAAACAGGAGATTTTTCTCAAGGTAGTATTCGATTGAAACCAAGTGATCCAAATACTGTATATATTATATCTGATACTAGGTTTTTCCGTTCTACAAACTCGGGAGCAACCTTTACGCAAATTTCTTCAGGATTACCAACTACTTCGGGTCGTATGTTATTAGATGTTACTCCAGCAAATGCTAATTATGTTTACATTTTAAGCGCTGATACATCAGGAGATTTTCAAGGAATTTATAAATCAACAGATGGAGGTACTATGTTCACAGCTACTAATACAACTACCGATGTATTTGAGTCGAATCAATCTTGGTATGATTTAGCTTTAGCTGTATCAACAATAAATGCAGAAGAAATTTACACAGGTTGTTTAAATGTATGGCAATCAACAAATGGCGGAGCTTCTTTAACAAAATTAAATAGTTGGAGTAATCCTAGTGGACCATCGTATACCCATGCCGATATACATTATTTAGGATTTCATGGAAATAAATTGTTTTGTGGTAGTGATGGTGGTATATATGTTTCAGACAATAGTGGAGCCAATTTTACCGATTTAACTGCAGGTGTACAAATTAGTCAATTTTATAAAATTGCCGTTTCAAAACAATCAGCAGCCAAAATGGTTGGAGGTTTACAAGATAATGGAGGTCATGCCTACAGCGGTGGTCAATGGAAAAACTACTATGGAGCAGACGGTATGGATACCGCTATAGACCCTACAAATTCAAATTTATATTATGGTTTTATACAAAATGGAGGTGGATTATATATTAGTAATTCTGCAGGTAATGGATTAAGTTCTTCTGTAAATTCACCAGGTGGGCAAAACGGAAATTGGGTAACTCCATTAACTTCAAATTCAATTGGAGAAATATTTTCAGGTTTTGATAACTTATATAAATTAACTAGTGGTGAATGGGTACAGCATAATGTAGATGCTTTAGGAACTGGAAATATAGATTTAATTACAGTAGATCCATCAAATAACAATATAATCTATGTTGCAAATGGGACAGTATTGTATAAAAGTGTTAATGGAGGTGTAAATTTTTCTGCGATTAGTTTCACTACAAATAACATTGAATCTATTACTGTTCATTCTACTGATAGTAATATTGTGTATTTAACAACTGAAGGTGCTAATGGAGAGGTTTTAAAATCTACTGATGGTGGAGCTTTATTTGTTGATATATCTAATGGAGTTCCAAATATTGGTAAAAACATAATTGTTCATCAAGGAAGAAACACCGATAATCCGCTGTATCTTGGCACAAGTTTAGGGGTTTATTATAGAGATGATTCTATGGCTGCATGGGCTCCATTTGATGCAAATTTACCAAATGTTTCAGTTACCGATTTAGAGGTTAATCTTGAAGATGCAAAATTAATTGCAGCAACTTATGGAAGAGGAATTTGGCAAACAGCTATTCCAGTTCAATTACCATCTGATGATGTTAAATTTTTGAGTATTAAAAATCCAACAGCAGACATTAATTGTGGAAGCACTATTACACCTAAAGTTGAAGTTAAAAATAATGGATTAAATACAATTTTTTCAATAACTGTTAATTATAGTATTGACGGAACATCTTCAAGTTTTGTTTGGAATGGCTCATTAGCTTCTGCTGTAACAACGGAAATTAATTTACCAACAACTGTTTTATCAAGAGGTGTTCATACATTAGATGTAACAACATTAATTGTGAATGATTCTTATTCAGACAATAACCAAGGAACAACTTCTTTTTATATAAACGATGCGGGAACTGTTGGGGTTGTAAATCCATTTACTAATCCTTCAAATGCCTTAATTGTATATAATGAAGGAACAAGTGGAGCACAATGGCAAAGAGGTACACGTACAGGTGGTTTAACATCATCAGGAAATACAGTATATGCTACTAATTTAACTGGAAATTATCCAGACAACATAAAAACATATTTGGTTTCTCAATGTTACAACTTATCAAACGTCATTAATCCGCAGATTAGTTTTGCAATGAAATATGATGTTGAACAGAATTGGGATATTGTTTATGTAGAATATTCTACAAACTTTGGTGGTTCATGGACTGTATTAGGTGAAATGGGTCCAACATGGTACAATAGTGACAGAACACCGGCAACTACAGGTACAGATTGTAACAATTGTCCTGGTGCTCAATGGACAGGATTAAATGCAACGTTATCAACTTATACGTATCCTTTAAATACATTAAATTCGGAAACAAATATAATTTTTAGAATTGTTTTCCATTCTGACCAATCGGTAAATGATTTAGGGGTTAATATTGACGATTTTGTTATTAATGGAACGTTATCTGGACAAAGTTTTGATTTACAAAATATTGTATTGTATCCAAATCCATCAAACGGAATTTTCAATGTAGTTTCTGGAGCTAATGAAATAACAGAAATTCAAGTTTATGATTTAACAGGTAAAGTGATATGGACTAAAAAAGATTTTGCAGTATCAAATTCTGAAATTCAAATAAATTTATCTTCTATTTCACAAGGAATTTACTTCGTTAAAATTTCAGCAAATAATCAATCAACAGTTAAACGAATTATTAAAGAATAA
- a CDS encoding SCO family protein produces the protein MFKFIAPYKKFLILFSILSLGIYFGIYSLLSPEKMLPIYSPRDINPELVDSTVQHIGNDHKIADFAFTNQNGKLISQKDYENTVYVADFFFTTCPTICPKMTDNMVWLQNQLKKYPNVKLLSFSVTPDIDTPEVLKKYALEKGVDDSRWNLVTGDKKAIYYLARKSYLAVKTGKPEELYDMVHTENFILVDKNKRIRGFYDGTNLDKPTEDTKTKNMEQLLADIIWLVENQK, from the coding sequence ATGTTTAAATTTATAGCACCTTATAAAAAATTTTTAATTCTATTTTCAATACTATCTTTAGGAATTTATTTTGGAATTTATAGCTTACTTTCTCCTGAAAAAATGTTGCCGATATATTCCCCAAGAGATATTAATCCGGAATTAGTTGACTCAACGGTGCAACATATAGGTAACGATCATAAAATTGCCGATTTTGCATTTACCAATCAAAACGGAAAATTAATTAGCCAAAAAGATTATGAAAACACTGTTTATGTAGCTGATTTCTTTTTTACTACTTGCCCCACTATTTGTCCTAAAATGACCGATAATATGGTTTGGTTACAAAATCAATTAAAAAAATACCCCAACGTAAAATTGCTATCTTTTTCTGTAACACCTGATATTGATACGCCAGAAGTTTTAAAAAAATATGCACTTGAAAAAGGAGTTGATGATTCGCGTTGGAATTTGGTAACTGGTGACAAAAAAGCCATTTATTATTTAGCTCGAAAATCATATTTAGCCGTAAAAACAGGCAAACCTGAAGAACTATATGACATGGTTCATACCGAAAATTTTATTTTAGTAGACAAGAACAAAAGAATTCGTGGTTTTTATGATGGCACCAATCTTGACAAGCCTACTGAAGACACCAAAACAAAAAACATGGAACAATTACTTGCTGATATCATTTGGTTAGTTGAAAATCAAAAATAA
- a CDS encoding FeoA family protein, with the protein MNTNSSALKIGETATITAVNLDEIPLKLLEMGCLPGNKITLLQVAPLGDPLYFNVNDSHVAIRIETAREISILKNI; encoded by the coding sequence ATGAACACTAATTCGTCAGCTCTTAAAATAGGAGAAACAGCAACTATAACTGCTGTTAATTTAGACGAAATCCCTCTAAAATTATTAGAAATGGGATGCTTACCTGGTAATAAAATTACATTACTTCAAGTAGCTCCTTTAGGTGATCCATTGTATTTTAACGTGAACGATTCTCATGTTGCAATTCGCATAGAAACCGCAAGAGAAATAAGCATTCTAAAGAATATTTAA
- the feoB gene encoding ferrous iron transport protein B, with amino-acid sequence MSSNLIKVALIGNPNVGKTSVFNELTGLNQQVGNYPGITVEKKQGTCKLSDSIKAKIIDLPGTYSLNASSIDENVVIELLLNKNDEDFPDAAVVVTEVENLKRNLLLFTQIKDLEIPTILVINMADRMQLKGIELDIPLLEKELKTKIALISSRKKIGIDGLKSLILNYQNLSTEPCLNASSIDPDYFNNLRRAFPNQLLYKLWLVITQDVNFLNLERNEIKSSFTKSHADLKRLQQKETIKRYQFINDTLKIGQKIDVSKASDIRAKIDRVLTHKIFGYVIFFGILMLIFQFLFDWSSIPMDFIDETFANFSSLAKHHLPAGEFTNLISEGLIPGIGGIVIFIPQIAFLFLFISVLEESGYMSRVVFLMDKIMRKFGLSGKSIVPLISGTACAIPAIMSARNIENWKERLITILVTPFTTCSARLPVYAILISLIIPEKRIFGFLSLQGLTLMALYLLGFGMAIFSAYLLNKYLKLSCKSYFVVEMPSYKIPMFKNVGINVLEKTKAFVAGAGKIILALSVILWYLGSHGLSDDFNNAEVIITQQNQDKTITTEAFEDQVNSYKLENSYIGYMGKAIEPVIRPLGYDWKIGIAVVSSFAAREVFVGTLATIYSVGSHSEEETTIKNRMAAEVHPETGIKIFNFATGISLLLFYAFAMQCISTLAIVKKETNSWKWPIIQLVFMSGFAYITAFIAYQLLK; translated from the coding sequence ATGAGTTCAAATCTTATAAAAGTAGCATTAATTGGAAACCCAAATGTGGGCAAAACTTCAGTTTTTAATGAACTTACAGGATTAAATCAACAAGTAGGAAATTATCCTGGAATTACGGTTGAAAAAAAACAAGGCACTTGCAAATTATCCGATTCAATTAAAGCGAAAATTATTGATTTGCCTGGAACTTATAGTTTAAACGCAAGTTCAATTGATGAAAACGTAGTAATTGAATTGCTGCTAAATAAAAACGATGAAGATTTTCCAGATGCTGCCGTAGTAGTTACTGAAGTGGAAAATTTAAAGCGAAATTTACTCCTTTTTACTCAAATTAAAGATTTAGAAATTCCGACCATCTTAGTCATTAACATGGCAGATAGGATGCAACTAAAAGGAATAGAATTAGATATTCCGCTTTTAGAAAAAGAACTAAAAACTAAGATTGCATTAATTAGTTCTCGAAAAAAAATAGGAATCGATGGATTAAAATCATTGATATTAAATTATCAAAATTTATCCACCGAACCTTGCTTAAACGCATCATCAATTGACCCGGATTATTTTAATAATTTAAGAAGAGCTTTTCCTAATCAATTATTATATAAACTTTGGTTAGTTATTACGCAAGATGTTAATTTCTTAAATTTAGAACGAAACGAAATTAAAAGTTCGTTTACTAAATCGCATGCCGATTTAAAACGCTTACAACAAAAAGAAACCATTAAGCGCTATCAGTTTATAAATGATACGCTGAAAATAGGTCAAAAAATTGATGTTTCTAAAGCATCTGATATTCGAGCAAAAATTGACCGCGTTTTAACACATAAAATTTTTGGTTACGTTATTTTCTTCGGAATTTTAATGCTTATTTTTCAGTTTTTGTTTGATTGGAGTAGCATTCCGATGGATTTTATTGATGAAACATTTGCAAATTTTAGTTCACTTGCAAAACATCATTTACCAGCAGGAGAATTTACCAATTTAATTAGTGAAGGATTAATTCCAGGAATTGGTGGTATTGTAATTTTTATTCCACAAATTGCTTTTTTATTCTTGTTTATTTCAGTATTAGAAGAAAGTGGCTACATGAGTCGTGTAGTGTTTTTGATGGATAAAATCATGAGAAAATTTGGTTTGTCTGGAAAAAGCATTGTACCATTAATTTCAGGAACAGCTTGTGCTATTCCAGCTATAATGAGCGCAAGAAACATTGAAAATTGGAAAGAACGTTTAATTACTATTTTGGTTACCCCATTCACCACTTGTTCGGCAAGGTTACCTGTTTATGCCATTTTAATCTCCTTAATTATACCAGAAAAGAGAATTTTTGGATTTTTAAGTTTGCAAGGATTAACCCTTATGGCATTGTATTTATTGGGTTTTGGAATGGCAATTTTTTCTGCTTATTTGCTTAATAAATATTTAAAATTAAGTTGTAAATCCTATTTCGTAGTAGAAATGCCAAGTTATAAAATTCCAATGTTTAAAAATGTTGGGATAAACGTTTTAGAAAAAACCAAAGCGTTTGTTGCAGGAGCTGGGAAAATTATTTTAGCCCTATCGGTAATTTTATGGTATTTAGGTTCGCATGGATTAAGTGACGATTTTAATAACGCAGAAGTGATTATCACTCAACAAAATCAAGACAAAACTATCACTACAGAAGCATTTGAAGACCAAGTCAATTCATATAAATTAGAAAACTCCTATATTGGATATATGGGTAAAGCTATAGAACCTGTGATTCGTCCATTAGGATATGATTGGAAAATAGGAATTGCGGTGGTAAGTTCATTTGCCGCTCGTGAAGTTTTTGTTGGGACATTAGCCACCATTTATAGTGTAGGTAGTCATAGCGAAGAAGAAACTACCATTAAAAACCGAATGGCCGCCGAAGTACATCCAGAAACGGGCATAAAAATATTCAACTTTGCGACAGGAATTTCATTATTATTATTTTATGCCTTTGCAATGCAATGTATTTCTACGTTAGCTATAGTGAAAAAAGAAACCAATTCATGGAAATGGCCAATTATCCAATTGGTTTTTATGAGTGGATTTGCCTACATAACAGCATTTATTGCCTATCAATTGTTGAAATAA
- a CDS encoding TonB-dependent receptor family protein, with product MKRIIVPFVLLFSSIIFSQEKENNTSKDSIKNLKEVVISANQMIGSKFEAANKTGSASYISAADLQKFNYTDINRVLRTVTGVNVYEEDGFGLRPNISLRGTSPDRSAKITLMEDNFLIAPAPYSAPAAYYFPSVARMSAVEILKGSSQIQYGPFTTGGTINFVSAPIPTKFNAGFLTDYGSFNTSRTLANVGIANKTVGAVVQFLNYNSDGFKDLPSGANTGFDKKDVMAKFRVQSKPTSKIYNAFDFKMVYAEEDANETYLGLTEEDFNNSPFMRYVGSEKDNITTKNNQFSVTHTLKTSNYFSVTTTAYRNKFARNWYKLNDVRFGGTTYAIDAILEDPLTNVLAFDYITGAQNSPNNALRVRANNRAYLAQGVQTKLDFHFLTGDIYHDLEVGVRYHKDSEDRFQWNDSYAMLDGSMVLTTAGTPGTQDNRIAYANALAAHALYKIKFKDLTVTPGIRFETIDLLNKNYGTNDVARTGINLIENDNHVKVWLPGVGINYRINNDLSFFGGVHKGFAPPTNTPGTDAEKSINYELGTRFNYNKLSAEIVTYFNNYSNLLGSDLAASGGSGTLDQFNAGEAHVKGIELLLNYQVLKEESKFKLPISFGYTLTDTEFVNEFSSSDGAWGTIEKGDEIPYISKHQFNASIALEHAKFELILGARYSGEYRTVAGQGSIPNENSVPSNTVVDFGSKYKFNKHFSVTGNINNLFDTTYLVSRVPAGLRPGMPFSASIGLAAQF from the coding sequence ATGAAGCGTATTATTGTCCCTTTTGTACTACTGTTTTCAAGCATAATTTTTTCTCAAGAAAAAGAAAACAATACTTCAAAAGATTCCATTAAAAATTTAAAAGAAGTTGTTATTTCTGCTAATCAAATGATTGGTAGTAAATTTGAAGCAGCTAATAAAACAGGTTCGGCTTCTTACATTTCAGCGGCAGATTTACAAAAATTCAACTATACCGATATTAATCGTGTACTTAGAACCGTTACAGGAGTTAATGTTTATGAAGAAGATGGGTTTGGATTAAGACCTAATATCAGTTTAAGAGGAACCTCTCCAGATAGAAGTGCGAAAATCACTTTAATGGAAGACAATTTTTTAATTGCTCCAGCTCCTTATTCAGCTCCAGCTGCCTATTATTTCCCATCAGTTGCTCGTATGAGTGCTGTTGAAATTTTAAAAGGAAGTAGCCAAATTCAGTACGGACCTTTTACTACTGGAGGAACTATAAACTTTGTTTCGGCTCCAATACCAACAAAATTTAATGCTGGATTTTTAACAGATTACGGAAGTTTTAATACGAGTCGTACTTTAGCAAATGTTGGAATTGCAAATAAAACTGTAGGGGCAGTTGTTCAATTTTTAAATTACAATTCGGATGGTTTTAAAGATTTACCAAGTGGTGCCAACACCGGTTTTGACAAAAAAGATGTAATGGCAAAATTTAGAGTACAATCAAAACCAACCAGTAAAATTTATAATGCATTCGATTTTAAAATGGTATATGCAGAAGAAGATGCAAATGAAACCTATTTAGGATTAACAGAAGAAGATTTTAATAATTCTCCTTTTATGCGTTATGTTGGTTCTGAAAAAGACAACATTACTACAAAAAACAATCAGTTTTCAGTAACACATACTTTAAAAACAAGCAATTATTTTAGTGTAACCACAACAGCTTATCGCAACAAATTTGCTAGAAATTGGTATAAACTGAACGATGTAAGATTTGGTGGAACAACTTATGCTATCGATGCAATTTTAGAAGACCCATTAACAAATGTATTAGCTTTTGATTACATTACGGGCGCTCAAAACTCTCCAAATAATGCTTTACGTGTTAGAGCAAACAATAGAGCATATTTAGCTCAAGGCGTTCAAACTAAATTAGATTTTCATTTCTTAACGGGAGATATTTACCATGATTTAGAAGTTGGTGTAAGATACCACAAAGACAGCGAAGATAGATTCCAATGGAATGATAGCTATGCTATGCTTGATGGCTCGATGGTATTAACTACTGCGGGAACACCAGGAACACAAGATAACCGAATTGCTTATGCAAATGCTTTGGCAGCTCACGCACTTTACAAAATAAAATTCAAGGACTTAACAGTAACACCAGGTATCCGTTTTGAAACTATTGATTTATTAAACAAAAACTACGGTACAAATGACGTAGCTAGAACTGGAATTAACTTAATTGAAAACGACAATCATGTGAAAGTATGGTTGCCAGGTGTAGGGATAAACTACAGAATTAATAATGACTTATCCTTCTTTGGAGGAGTTCATAAAGGGTTTGCTCCACCAACAAATACGCCAGGAACAGATGCTGAAAAAAGTATAAATTATGAACTAGGTACTCGTTTTAATTACAACAAATTATCAGCAGAAATTGTAACTTATTTTAATAACTATTCTAATTTATTAGGAAGCGATTTGGCCGCAAGTGGAGGTTCTGGAACATTAGATCAATTTAATGCCGGTGAAGCGCATGTTAAAGGAATTGAGTTATTATTAAACTATCAAGTTTTAAAAGAAGAGAGTAAATTTAAACTACCAATCTCTTTTGGATATACCCTAACCGATACTGAATTTGTTAACGAATTTTCAAGTTCGGACGGAGCTTGGGGAACCATTGAAAAAGGCGATGAAATTCCATACATTTCAAAACACCAATTTAATGCTTCAATTGCATTAGAACACGCAAAATTTGAATTGATTTTAGGCGCTAGATATAGTGGCGAATATAGAACAGTGGCAGGTCAAGGTTCAATTCCAAACGAAAACTCAGTACCAAGTAACACTGTAGTGGATTTTGGTTCAAAATACAAATTCAACAAACATTTTAGTGTAACTGGAAACATCAATAACCTTTTCGATACCACGTATTTAGTTTCAAGAGTTCCAGCAGGTTTGCGACCAGGAATGCCTTTTAGTGCTTCAATTGGTTTAGCGGCACAATTTTAA
- a CDS encoding FeoB-associated Cys-rich membrane protein, with amino-acid sequence MDIQQILVYISLAIAVGFLVKKFFWKKRPKKSKPCGDDCACH; translated from the coding sequence ATGGATATTCAACAAATCTTAGTTTACATTTCTTTAGCCATTGCTGTTGGTTTCTTGGTTAAGAAATTCTTTTGGAAAAAACGTCCAAAAAAATCAAAACCATGTGGCGATGATTGTGCTTGTCATTAA
- a CDS encoding ZIP family metal transporter, producing the protein MFQSVINFFESIDPILAAFLATTFTWGLTAFGASFVFFFKTMNRVVLDGMLGFTGGVMVAASFWSLLAPAIEMSEGDGFIKVIPAAVGFLLGAIFIFGLDKVLPHMHINFKETEGIKSPWQRTTLLVLAITLHNIPEGLAVGVLFGGVAAGIPEASIAGAVTLAIGIGIQNFPEGIAVSMPLRRMGMSRTKSFMYGQSSAIVEPIFGVIGAVAVTFFTPILPYALAFAAGAMIFVVVEEVIPETQQDKNTDIATLGFIGGFIVMMVLDVALG; encoded by the coding sequence ATGTTCCAATCAGTAATTAATTTTTTTGAAAGTATCGACCCAATTCTGGCAGCTTTTTTAGCGACTACATTTACTTGGGGTTTAACCGCTTTTGGCGCTTCGTTTGTGTTCTTTTTTAAGACAATGAACCGCGTTGTTCTAGACGGAATGCTTGGTTTTACAGGAGGCGTAATGGTTGCGGCAAGTTTTTGGAGTTTGTTAGCACCCGCTATTGAAATGAGTGAAGGCGATGGGTTTATAAAAGTAATTCCAGCTGCAGTTGGATTTTTATTAGGTGCGATTTTTATTTTCGGATTGGATAAAGTGTTGCCTCACATGCACATTAATTTTAAAGAAACCGAAGGAATAAAATCGCCATGGCAACGCACAACACTTTTAGTTTTAGCTATTACGTTGCACAATATTCCAGAAGGATTAGCGGTTGGTGTTTTGTTTGGTGGTGTTGCAGCGGGAATTCCAGAAGCTTCAATTGCTGGAGCGGTTACCTTGGCTATTGGAATTGGAATTCAAAATTTCCCTGAAGGAATTGCCGTTTCTATGCCGTTACGAAGAATGGGAATGAGCAGAACAAAAAGTTTCATGTACGGACAATCGTCAGCCATTGTAGAACCTATTTTTGGAGTAATTGGTGCAGTTGCGGTTACTTTTTTTACCCCGATTTTGCCTTATGCGTTGGCTTTTGCAGCTGGAGCAATGATATTTGTAGTGGTTGAAGAAGTAATCCCAGAAACCCAACAAGATAAAAATACCGATATTGCCACCTTAGGATTTATTGGCGGATTTATTGTAATGATGGTTTTGGATGTTGCTTTAGGTTAA
- a CDS encoding metal-dependent transcriptional regulator, which yields MTISEENYIKVIYHLSLVSPKGVNTNAIAGMLDTKASSVTDMMKKLSDKDLVSYQKYQGVTLTEKGFHSAKMIVRKHRLWEVFLVDKLGFSWDEVHEIAEELEHIKSEKLINRLDDFLGFPSFDPHGDPIPDENGIIKKMDKHLLSEAESNVEYHCVGVKDSSAEFLQYLDKQKIALGSVIRIIEKEEYDKTLSILIDGKKIMLSNKIATNLYVQ from the coding sequence ATGACCATTTCTGAAGAAAATTATATAAAAGTTATTTATCATTTGTCGTTGGTTTCTCCAAAGGGTGTCAATACGAATGCTATTGCTGGAATGTTAGATACTAAAGCGTCATCAGTTACCGATATGATGAAGAAGCTTTCTGATAAAGATCTTGTAAGTTACCAGAAATATCAGGGAGTTACCTTAACTGAAAAAGGATTTCATTCGGCAAAAATGATAGTTAGAAAACACCGATTATGGGAAGTTTTTTTGGTGGATAAATTAGGTTTTTCATGGGATGAAGTCCACGAAATTGCTGAAGAGTTAGAACATATTAAGTCGGAAAAGTTAATTAATAGATTAGATGATTTTTTAGGTTTTCCTTCTTTCGATCCTCATGGCGATCCAATACCAGATGAAAATGGAATTATAAAAAAAATGGATAAACATTTATTGTCTGAGGCAGAAAGTAATGTAGAATATCATTGTGTTGGAGTTAAAGATTCCTCGGCAGAATTTTTACAATATTTAGATAAGCAAAAAATCGCATTAGGATCGGTTATAAGAATAATTGAAAAAGAAGAATACGATAAAACGTTATCCATTTTAATTGATGGAAAAAAAATAATGTTATCAAATAAAATAGCAACTAATTTATACGTACAATAA